AAAGCTTGAGTAACTTTTCTAACCACGCGCTTTCTTTAGATTTTATCTTTAATCATGGTTTTTATGCCCTTAGTTTTATCAGCGATTTGAGCCATAATGAAATGTCTGTGTGGCTTTTTTTAAGCATTTTGCAAGGGCTTTTTTTGAGTGTGCTGTTTGCGATCATCATTTTAGTGTATTTAGAAGTGCATGTGTGGTGCTCTTTGGGGGTGCTGTTTTTAGCGTTTGGGTTTTTTAAAACCTGGAGGAGCGTTGTGGTTGCATGCCTAAAAAAATGCTTCGCTCTTGGGTTTTACAAGCCTTTTTTGTTGTTGGTGGGGTTTTTGAATGTGTCGGTTACTAAGGCTTTAATAGACGCGCATATGCAAGAAAAACAAGACTTAAGCCTTTTATTGGTGGTAGCGTTATTTTTGTGTTGCGTTTTTATCATAGGCGTGCCTTTTTTCATCAACGCTTTGTTTAGGGTGCAAAACAGCCTTAAAGAAACTTACAAACTCGCCACCAATTTGAGCGCTAACCTCAGCCAAAACGCCCTTAATTCCTTACAATATATCACGACCCCACCCGCTTCTTCTAGCGTTTCTTCTTCTATGAGCGGAAGCGTCTCTAAAGAAAAAGAAACGCATTCCCCCACATTCAAGGTAGAAACCACTCAATTAGATGTAAAAATCCCAAATTTCAAGCAAAAAAAGGTTAAAAAGGATACAATAAATACAAAAAATGAAATTTAAATAAATAGGAATTTAATGAGAATTTTTTTTGTCATTATGGGAATCATGTTGTTTGGTTGCACCAGTAAGGTGCATGAGATGAAAAAAAGCCCTTGCACATTGTATGAAAACAGGTTAAATCTCGCATGAAAGAAAAGCCTTTCAATAGCGAGCAGTTGGCTTTTTTAGAAGAGCTTTTAAGCCACCAAGAAAAGCATTTAGAAAACAAGCTTTCTGGTTTTTCGGTGAATGATTTGGACATGCAAAGCGTGTTCAGACTGGAGAGAAACCGCTTGAAAATCGCTTATAAACTCTTAGGCTTGATGAGTTTTATCGCTCTTATCTTAGCGATCGTTTTAATCAGTGTTCTACCCTTACAAAAAACCGAACACCATTTCGTGGATTTTTTAAACCAGGACAAGCATTACGCCATTATCCAAAGAGCGGATAAAAGCATTTCCAGTAATGAAGCGTTGGCTCGTTCGCTCATTGGGGCGTATGTGTTAAACCGAGAGAGCATTAACCGCATTGACGATAAATCGCGCTATGAATTGGTGCGCTTGCAAAGCAGTTCTAAAGTGTGGCAACGCTTTGAAGATTTGATTAAAACGCAAAACAGCATCTATGCGCAAAGCCATTTAGAAAGAGAAGTCCATATCGTCAATATTGCGATCTATCAGCAAGACAATAACCCCATTGCGAGCGTTTCCATTGCCGCTAAACTAATGAATGAAAACAAGCTCGTGTATGAAAAGCGTTATAAAATCGTATTGAGTTATTTGTTTGACACCCCGGATTTTGATTACGCTTCCATGCCTAAAAACCCTACCGGCTTTAAAATCACTCGCTACAGCATCACTGAAATCGCGCCGACTAATAGGAATGATTGATGCGTAAGGTTTTATATGCCCTCATGGGCTTTTTGTTGGCTTTTAGCGTTTTAAGAGCCGATGATTTTTTAGAAGAAGCTAACGAAACAGCCCCGGCGCATTTAAACCACCCCATGCAGGATTTAAACGCCATTCAAGGGAGCTTTTTTGACAAAAACCGCTCCAAAATGTCCAACACTTTGAACATTGATTATTTTCAAGGGCAAACTTATAAAATCCGCTTGCGTTATGCGATGGCGACTTTATTGTTTTTTTCAAAACCCATTAGCGATTTTGTTTTAGGGGATAAGGTGGGATTTGACGCGAAAATCTTAGAAAGTAACGATCGTATTTTACTCATCAAACCCTTACAAATTGGCGTGGATTCCAATATCAGCGTGATTGATAGCGAAGGTAAGATTTTTTCTTTCTATGTGTTTTCTACCACTTTCACCAGCTCCAAACACCCTAATTTACAGGTTTTTATAGAAGATAAAAACTATTATTCTAACGCTTTTTTGAAGCCGCAAAATAAAGAAAATGTCCTTGAAAATACCCTTGAAAATGCCCCCACAAACAACAAACCCTTAAAAGAAGAAAAAGAAGAAACCAAAGAAAAAGAAGAAGAGACTATAACTATTGGCGATAACACTAATGCGATGAAAATCGTTAAAAAAGACATTCAAAAAGGCTATAAGGCTTTAAAAAGCTCTCAAAGGAAATGGTATTGTTTATGGGCTTGTTCTAAAAAATCCAAACTCTCTTTGATGCCTGAAGAAATTTTTAACGACAAGCAATTCACTTATTTCAAATTTGACAAAAAATTAGCGCTCTCTAAATTCCCGGTGATTTATAAAGTCGTTGATGGCTATGATAACCCGGTGAATACTAGGATTGTAGGCGATTACATTATCGCTGAAGATGTTTCGGCTAAATGGACTTTAAGGCTGGGTAAGGACTATCTGTGCATCCGTTTTATCAAAAGGGCTAAAGATGAATAAGTGGCTTAAGGGAGCGTTGATTGTTGCAGGGGGTTTTGCAACGATTACAACCATTTCTTTAGTCTATCATCAAAAGCCAAAAGCCCCCTTAAATAACCAACCTAGCCTTTTGAATGACGATGAGGTGAAATACCCCTTACAAGACTACACCTTCACTCAAAACCCACAGCCAACTAACACAGAAAGCTCCAAAGACGCTACCATCAAAGCCTTACAAGAACAGCTCAAAGCCGCTTTAAAAGCCCTAAACTCCAAAGAAATGAATTATTCTAAAGAAGAGACTTTTACTAGCCCTCCCATGGATTTAAAAACAAACACAACCCCCCCTAAAAAAGATTTTTCTTTAAAGCAATTAGATTTATTAGCCGCTCGCATCACCCCTTTCAAACAAAGCCCTAAAAATTACGAAGAAAACCTGATTTTCCCCATGGATAACCCTAAGGGCATTGATGGTTTCACTAACCTTAAAGAAAAAGACATTGCCACCAATGAAAACAAGCTTTTACGCACCATTACAGCGGATAAAATGATACCCGCCTTTTTGATCACGCCCATTTCTAGCCAGATCGCTGGTAAAGTGATTGCGCAAGTGGAGAGCGATATTTTCGCTCACATGGGCAAAGCTGTTTTAATCCCCAAAGGCTCTAAGGTCATAGGCTATTACAGCAACAACAACAAAATGGGCGAATACCGCTTGGATATTGTATGGAGCCGCATCATCACTCCCCATGGCATTAATATCATGCTCACTAACGCTAAAGGGGCGGATATTAAAGGCTATAACGGCTTGGTGGGGGAATTGATTGAAAGGAATTTCCAGCGCTATGGCGTGCCGTTACTGCTTTCTACGCTCACTAACGGCCTATTGATTGGGATCACTTCGGCTTTAAACAACAGAGGCAATAAAGAAGGAGCCACCAATTTCTTTGGGGATTATCTTTTAATGCAATTGATGAGGCAAAGCGGTATGGGGATCAATCAAGTGGTCAATCAAATTTTAAGAGACAAGAGCAAAATCGCTCCTATTGTGGTGATTAGAGAGGGGAGTAGGGTTTTCATTTCGCCCAATACTGACATCTTTTTCCCTATACCCAGAGAGAATGAAGTCATCGCTGAGTTTTTGAAGTGACTTAAAAATGCCCAATTAAAAATGCTATAATAACCCCAAAAAACAAAAGAGAGCCTAACAAGAAAATGCATGAAAATTAAAAATATCTTACTGAGTGGGGGGAGCGGCAAGCGCTTATGGCCTTTAAGCCGTAGCCTATACCCTAAGCAATTTTTAAAGCTTTTTAACCATAAAAGCTTGTTTGAGTTGAGTTTTAAAAGAAACGCTTCCTTAGTAGATGAAACGCTCATTGTGTGCAATGAAAAACATTATTTTTTAGCCCTAGAAGAAATAGAGAATGAAATCAAAAACAAAAGCGTGGGTTTTTTATTAGAGAGCTTGAGTAAAAACACCGCTAACGCCATTGCTTTGAGCGTTTTAATGAGCGATAAAGAAGATTTGCTCATCGTTACGCCAAGCGATCATCTGATTAAAGACCTTCAAGCGTATGAAAATGCGATAAAAAAAGCGATTAATTTAGCCCAAAAAGGCTTTTTAGTCACTTTTGGGGTGAGTATTGACAAGCCCAACACGGAGTTTGGGTATATTGAAAGCCCTAATGGTTTAGATGTGAAGCGATTCATTGAAAAGCCAAGCCTAGAAAAAGCGATAGAGTTTCAAAAAAGCGGGGGTTTTTATTTCAATAGCGGCATGTTTGTTTTCCAAGCGGGCGTTTTTTTAGACGAACTAAAAAAGCATGCCCCCACTATTTTAAAGGGGTGTGAAAGAGCGTTTGAATCGTTAGAAAACACGCATTTTTTTGAACAAAAGATCGCTCGTTTGAGCGAAAAGAGCATGCAAGATTTAGAAGATGTGAGCGTGGATATTGCTTTAATGCAACAAAGCCACAAAATCAAAATGGTAGGATTAAACGCCAAGTGGAGCGATT
The Helicobacter pylori genome window above contains:
- a CDS encoding type IV secretion system protein, producing MKEKPFNSEQLAFLEELLSHQEKHLENKLSGFSVNDLDMQSVFRLERNRLKIAYKLLGLMSFIALILAIVLISVLPLQKTEHHFVDFLNQDKHYAIIQRADKSISSNEALARSLIGAYVLNRESINRIDDKSRYELVRLQSSSKVWQRFEDLIKTQNSIYAQSHLEREVHIVNIAIYQQDNNPIASVSIAAKLMNENKLVYEKRYKIVLSYLFDTPDFDYASMPKNPTGFKITRYSITEIAPTNRND
- a CDS encoding mannose-1-phosphate guanylyltransferase/mannose-6-phosphate isomerase; amino-acid sequence: MKIKNILLSGGSGKRLWPLSRSLYPKQFLKLFNHKSLFELSFKRNASLVDETLIVCNEKHYFLALEEIENEIKNKSVGFLLESLSKNTANAIALSVLMSDKEDLLIVTPSDHLIKDLQAYENAIKKAINLAQKGFLVTFGVSIDKPNTEFGYIESPNGLDVKRFIEKPSLEKAIEFQKSGGFYFNSGMFVFQAGVFLDELKKHAPTILKGCERAFESLENTHFFEQKIARLSEKSMQDLEDVSVDIALMQQSHKIKMVGLNAKWSDLGNFNALFEEAANGTKENVSLNQTPIFAKESANNLVFSHKVSALLGVENLAVIDTKDALLVAHKDKAKDLKALVSEIEINNQELLQTHTKVYRPWGSYEVLHESGCYKVKILEVKPNARLSLQKHFHRSEHWVVISGMASVELDHQSFELQANESTYIPKNTLHRLANYGKIPLIIIEVQVGEYVGEDDIVRVDDDFNR
- a CDS encoding P-type conjugative transfer protein TrbL, with product MKNDAYEIILSWFITPLTAILGRFAEFFLYTLHAQLVFNSVVALAFMLFAYRSLKEQNFFSTSALLETLLFVGFFALFNYALKNPSRFYELFQNAIFIAPNMITQSLSQSLSNFSNHALSLDFIFNHGFYALSFISDLSHNEMSVWLFLSILQGLFLSVLFAIIILVYLEVHVWCSLGVLFLAFGFFKTWRSVVVACLKKCFALGFYKPFLLLVGFLNVSVTKALIDAHMQEKQDLSLLLVVALFLCCVFIIGVPFFINALFRVQNSLKETYKLATNLSANLSQNALNSLQYITTPPASSSVSSSMSGSVSKEKETHSPTFKVETTQLDVKIPNFKQKKVKKDTINTKNEI
- a CDS encoding TrbG/VirB9 family P-type conjugative transfer protein; translation: MRKVLYALMGFLLAFSVLRADDFLEEANETAPAHLNHPMQDLNAIQGSFFDKNRSKMSNTLNIDYFQGQTYKIRLRYAMATLLFFSKPISDFVLGDKVGFDAKILESNDRILLIKPLQIGVDSNISVIDSEGKIFSFYVFSTTFTSSKHPNLQVFIEDKNYYSNAFLKPQNKENVLENTLENAPTNNKPLKEEKEETKEKEEETITIGDNTNAMKIVKKDIQKGYKALKSSQRKWYCLWACSKKSKLSLMPEEIFNDKQFTYFKFDKKLALSKFPVIYKVVDGYDNPVNTRIVGDYIIAEDVSAKWTLRLGKDYLCIRFIKRAKDE
- a CDS encoding DNA type IV secretion system protein ComB10, with the translated sequence MNKWLKGALIVAGGFATITTISLVYHQKPKAPLNNQPSLLNDDEVKYPLQDYTFTQNPQPTNTESSKDATIKALQEQLKAALKALNSKEMNYSKEETFTSPPMDLKTNTTPPKKDFSLKQLDLLAARITPFKQSPKNYEENLIFPMDNPKGIDGFTNLKEKDIATNENKLLRTITADKMIPAFLITPISSQIAGKVIAQVESDIFAHMGKAVLIPKGSKVIGYYSNNNKMGEYRLDIVWSRIITPHGINIMLTNAKGADIKGYNGLVGELIERNFQRYGVPLLLSTLTNGLLIGITSALNNRGNKEGATNFFGDYLLMQLMRQSGMGINQVVNQILRDKSKIAPIVVIREGSRVFISPNTDIFFPIPRENEVIAEFLK